tgggctatggctggcctattgcttgtccgccgaccactggagatgctctaatcacACCGTACCCGAAGCCGCCTTGAAATTCTTCTTCCTcgtttattagagcatccacaatggtggcgagcgaaccggctagccgattcccggcgctggccggtccgctggccgaaccattgcagccggcgagcggcAAATcagcgagaaaaacggcgagcgcacgccgattttcTGGCGCTGGCCGcaattgcaggctcccgatcggccagtcgattttttattttatttaatttttgaattaaatattattgaattttcccgtatctgcgTCGTAAATTTATTTCCGTATTATGTGTGATTGGtaatcatttattttttataattttgtttattgtggctagcctattgtttgtccagttgcttgtcctgatgatgtggtagaAGGAGTTTTtaagtgttgatgatgtggcaggaggagttgtggctagcctatAGCTGGCCTATGGCTTGTCCagaaccattggagatgctcttacaagAACAAATTTCTTTTATACCAGCCTTAGTCAAAAGTTGTTTTTTAGGAGACAGTTAGAAATCGATCATCCTGTATTCGATGCTGTTATACCTATACATGACCAACAACACTAAGTACAAGAAACTTCTTGGGGCGAAAATGCAGCCTCCTTGAATTAATTACTAATAGACTACTcaaaaaacaacattacaaaCAATGCATTGGTTGGCTTCACCAGCACTAGGCCAGGCCAGTTGCTTCTATCTCTCTATAccataatatacatatatacaaaatgttttaatcATCAAAAAAATCAACACTTACATCTCCATATCCTCATCAATAGCCACAACTCTCCTCCCACCtttaccaccaccaccaccaccaatcCTCCCACCTATGTTCttgccaccaccaccaccaccaccaccaaccaCGCCACATTCTCCGTCTTCTTCGTCATCATCTTCCTTCTTCAAATCAGCAGGAGGCAAGAAGCAGTCCATCGACAGCCCTTTAATGTTGAAATCCACCTCCTCCACGTTCCACACCTCCTCCATCCTCGTCCTTGTATGTCCTTCCGAGTTTTCCCCGAATCGGAAGAGGGAGACGCAAGTCCTCCCCGAATGCGCTATATTGACGCCCTCCACGGTCCTGTAGTCCTGAATGAGCGACTCCATCGTCGTCTCCCAGAACACGTCGTCTCTGTTTCCGGCCGCGGCCTTTATCCGAAGCAAGTGGGAGTCTTCGAGCTGGATCAGTAGGCCGCTTTTCTGGCTGAAGCAGCCCCACACTGTGTGCCTCATGATCTCGACGTTGCTGCTGCTTCTCGCTCTCAGCATCGGGGgctcggcctccagcttcagcACAAAGCAATCTTCGCCGTTGATGGTCTTCTCGCCGATGCAGATCGAGTTGGAGAAGAGATTAGCTGTTGATCTTGGATCGAGCCCCTGTTTCACACCATTTTATTACAAGTTAGTGAAACTGGAGTAGTACTATTTAAAAAATcagaccggaccggccggttcggcAAAGTGGTGCTTGGTCCAATTGAATTCATACACATAAAAGATATGAATCGGAAAAAGCAGTTGCGTAGGCTATGAACCGCTGACCAATTGAACCGATTTacaaattttcaataatttttaagAGAAATATTTTGAGCCTAGTGGCACTTAATAAGTGTTTTTTGTCAGTGTGGAAAGGCATTtttacattacaatttacataaCTAGTACATGTTCTATTTTTGGGGTTGGATATTAGTGTTATAATTGACGAGGACTGTGTTTAATGATACAAGTTCATGTCATAATGAATATGTCTAATGAAGGTTATGATTAGGTAAACTCAATGTGGTAGGTGGGACCACATGACAAGAAGAAATTGGACAACATATTTAATGAGTTGTTAACAACTTTATAACCTGTTGAaaacttaaatttttttgtcaATCAAAATAAATGCCTGGCTTCCTCTATTCATAAGCTTCAAAAAATATCTAAAGTAGATGGATCAACTTTATGCAAGAAACATCATATCACTATATATTGCTCATGTTATTGACCACACCACATCATTCCAAGTCATTGGGCTTCTTATGAAAATATCAATGTTACAAATCAAAGAACACGCCCCATATAATTAGACAACTCATTTAGTATATACTCCAATTTTATTACCTAACACAAGGAATAATAGTGAAGTTTGAAACACAACAAATCGTCACTTTTGATTATTAGTGCACAAAAGGACTAAAatgttgagttttttttttaattgtcgaTTTAATCTATTACTCAAAGTAAACGGCCGACTAACCTGAAGAGAGCGGCGTAGGGGGCGAGGCGGGCCTCGAGAGGCGTGGGAGTTTTGCCACGGGGTCTGCCTCCAAGCCACCTTACCATCGCTGCCGGCGCTGATTTTACAGCCACCAACCATCAACTCCAAGCTCCACAAATCGGGGCGCTTCTGCCACAGCACGAAGCCACCCAATTCACCCGCTCCCGGCCTCACATTATTCTTCACTTTGGCATCTCCCGCCACAAGCTCAGACGCCGCCATCTTCACCTTCCCCATCGCGTACATGCTGTCGATCGAGTTCAAGGCGTGCTCTCCTCCCGCGGCCGCTATGTATTGCTGCACGATGTACTTCGCCATCGAACTCTCCTACAATCACAATTTCATTAATTTaccatatttttctatttttaatatataatcataaatatttctctctattaattttatattaaaactcgtgtcatcgGCTGACAAGACTATTGGTTATAGATGAAATGCTTACGATGGGGCAGCCTTTGAAGTTGTTGTGGACGGTGCGGTCGCAGCGGATGGGCAGGGGGATGAGGGGGGCTCCGACGACTCCGAGAAGGAACTGAATCTCGGCGGCGCGGCCGCCGAAGACGGAGGCGGGAGGCTGGCGCGCCGTGATCCATGACTTCATGTTCTGCCAGGACCGGTTCTTGGTGGAAGCGAGCATTTCTTCGGGGATCGGAACCTCTAGCACGGTGTCGAGGCCGTCTTCCCGGTCCAAGTTGGGACACAAAGTTCTCAttgtaagagagagagagggtacTGGTGGAAGAaggtaggagtggaagaaaggaTTAAATTGTGAATTTGTATGTGAAGAAAGTGAGAGTGTGGGGCTTTGTTTATGTTATCGTGGATGCACGCACAGTCTTCTCTCTCATGGTAGGGGACACAATGTTTCGTCAatggaatttttatttatattttcgtATTACTTTAGTTCGAATAATAGTACTTTTTTTCTCCATGGATTCAAATTGTTTGTGTTGAAGTAATTTGTTTTTTACAACGACATTATAGTCTATGGTTTTCTATCTGATTCTTAAAAATGTGGGccataatatgaataattattggTGTTTGGAAAATATACCTTCTATAATTTTAACACTGAGATTTACTATGGATCATATCAATTTGACTTCATATTTATGAAAGTAATATTCTCTTTGTCTGccattaaatattatattttattattttcggATATTTGACATTAtttatctcattttatttttattgtattcaGCAGATAGTTTGAAATTTCGCTAATTCActtacttatattttattataaataaatatataaaaatgtgaCTCACGTTCCATTAACATTTTTCCACTCATATTAATCGTATTTATTAGAATATGTGCCGGTTTCAAATACAACATATTAATGAGTAAATCTATTTTAAGAATTATTGttaaattcaaatatattaatattctatGGTGTTGTATGTAATAAGGTTAGAAGAATGCATATTTCGTTGAATGGGCGAAAAATTTGTTTTATAAAAGGGAAACAGTTTCCAATAAATATtc
This sequence is a window from Salvia splendens isolate huo1 chromosome 14, SspV2, whole genome shotgun sequence. Protein-coding genes within it:
- the LOC121766171 gene encoding uncharacterized protein LOC121766171; translated protein: MRTLCPNLDREDGLDTVLEVPIPEEMLASTKNRSWQNMKSWITARQPPASVFGGRAAEIQFLLGVVGAPLIPLPIRCDRTVHNNFKGCPIESSMAKYIVQQYIAAAGGEHALNSIDSMYAMGKVKMAASELVAGDAKVKNNVRPGAGELGGFVLWQKRPDLWSLELMVGGCKISAGSDGKVAWRQTPWQNSHASRGPPRPLRRSLQGLDPRSTANLFSNSICIGEKTINGEDCFVLKLEAEPPMLRARSSSNVEIMRHTVWGCFSQKSGLLIQLEDSHLLRIKAAAGNRDDVFWETTMESLIQDYRTVEGVNIAHSGRTCVSLFRFGENSEGHTRTRMEEVWNVEEVDFNIKGLSMDCFLPPADLKKEDDDEEDGECGVVGGGGGGGGKNIGGRIGGGGGGKGGRRVVAIDEDMEM